TCAGCTTCGGCGACCGCAGCGCGCTCCGCAGCGTCTCGGTCATGCTCGACCAGCGCCGCATCGGGGTGATCGGCTCGAACGGCTCCGGAAAGTCGACGTTTGCCAGACTGCTGAACGGGCTCGTCGCGCCGACTACCGGCAGCATTCGCGTGCACGGACTCGACCCGAACCGGCAGGCCAGGCAGTTGCGGCGCCGAGTCGGCTTCGTGTTCAGCAACCCCGACGTGCAGATCGTCATGCCAACCGCCGCCGAAGACGTGGCGTTCACCCTGCGTGGCCGTGGCCTGACCAAGCCCGAGATCGCCGAGCGTGTCGCCGCTGCGCTCGATCGACACGGCCTCACCGCGCACGCTGACGCCCCGGCCCATGGCCTCTCCGGCGGACAGAAGCAGCTGCTCGCGCTGTGCGCAGTGACGATCGGCGAACCCGCATTGATCGTCGCCGATGAGCCGACCGCGCTGCTGGACGCGGCCAACAGTCGACGCATCCGATCACTGCTGCTCGACGAACTGGAGCAGCAACTCGTGCTCGTCACCCACGACCTGAAACTCGCAGCCCGTTGCGATATCGTGCTGCGCTTCGAGAACGGATGCCTCGTCGAGTCGGGCGAAGCGGCATCCGTCATCGACCGCTACGAACGCGAGTACGCATGAGGTGCGGCAGATGAGGCGCTACCTATGAGGTGCCGCGCATGATTGGCCTCTACCGACAAGGCACGAGCCCCCTGCACCGGATGCCGGCGGGCCCGAAGATTCTGCTGCTCATGGCGGTCGCCCTGGCGATCACGCTCACGGTGACGCTCGACACGCTGTGGCTGCTCGCGGCCGCGGCCGCGCTCGTGGTGGCCGGCTATCTGGTCGCTGCGCTCGGCATCCGCGAACTGGGCCGACAAGTCTGGGTCGTGCGCTGGATCGTCGCGATCATGCTGGTGACCCAGCTCGTATTCTTGCCGTGGACGACCGCACTTCTGAATGTCGGCCGCGTGGTCGTCGTGCTGGTGCTTGCCGCTCTCGTCACCCTGACGACCCGCATCGCCGACCTGCTCGACGCCACCGAACGCGGGCTGCGGCCGCTGGAGCGGATCGGCGTCAACCCGCGTCGAGTCGGGTTGCTACTGGCGATGACGATCACCACGATTCCGGTGATCGCAGGGTTCGCACGCGCCATTCGTGAGGCCCAGCGCGCTCGCGGCGGCCGCCTGCGAGTATGGAGCATGGCGGTGCCGCTGCTCGTGCTGTCGCTGAAACACTCCGACGACCTTGCAGATGCCCTGATCGCCCGCGGTGTGGAATGAGGGGTGTGGAATGAGGGGGATGGAATGAGGGGTGTGGAATGACGCGGCCACACGTTTACGGACCGGTCGTCGATGACCAGACCCGCTGCATCCATTACACAACCGCTGAGGATGTCGTCGCCATCAAGTTCGCCTGCTGCGGTCGCTACTACCCGTGCCATCTGTGTCATGAGCAGAGCGAGTCGCATCCGGCGAAACAGTGGCCCGTCGCCCAGCGCGACGAGCGCGCCGTGCTGTGCGGAGTGTGCTCGCGCGAGCTGACGATCGCCGAGTACCTCGTCGTCGACCATTGCCCCGGATGCGCCGCGCGCTTCAATGAGGGATGCCGGGTTCACACAAGCCTCTATTTTGCAAAATACTGAAGGTATTTTGCAGCGCGCTGAACGTCTCGTGGATTCGGATCTGCGGTCGAGCGGAGGTTTCCCCTTGACCTGATCGGTTCGAAAGTGCTATTTGTTTAATTTAGCGAGCGGAATACTTTTTCCACAGTGTGAAAGCAGCTTCCTCCCGTGTCCAATGGAGGATCACATGTCGATAAGCAAGACGCTCACCCGCCCGCTCCGCTTCATCCCGCGGAGCAGCCAGCATCTGGTTGACGAGGTGCCGCCGACTCCACGCCTCATCACGCTCGGAATCCAGCACCTGGTCATCATGTA
The Rathayibacter sp. SW19 DNA segment above includes these coding regions:
- a CDS encoding energy-coupling factor ABC transporter ATP-binding protein, whose translation is MNQIVLDAVSVSFGDRSALRSVSVMLDQRRIGVIGSNGSGKSTFARLLNGLVAPTTGSIRVHGLDPNRQARQLRRRVGFVFSNPDVQIVMPTAAEDVAFTLRGRGLTKPEIAERVAAALDRHGLTAHADAPAHGLSGGQKQLLALCAVTIGEPALIVADEPTALLDAANSRRIRSLLLDELEQQLVLVTHDLKLAARCDIVLRFENGCLVESGEAASVIDRYEREYA
- a CDS encoding energy-coupling factor transporter transmembrane component T family protein, whose translation is MIGLYRQGTSPLHRMPAGPKILLLMAVALAITLTVTLDTLWLLAAAAALVVAGYLVAALGIRELGRQVWVVRWIVAIMLVTQLVFLPWTTALLNVGRVVVVLVLAALVTLTTRIADLLDATERGLRPLERIGVNPRRVGLLLAMTITTIPVIAGFARAIREAQRARGGRLRVWSMAVPLLVLSLKHSDDLADALIARGVE
- a CDS encoding CHY zinc finger protein, which translates into the protein MTRPHVYGPVVDDQTRCIHYTTAEDVVAIKFACCGRYYPCHLCHEQSESHPAKQWPVAQRDERAVLCGVCSRELTIAEYLVVDHCPGCAARFNEGCRVHTSLYFAKY